One stretch of Eupeodes corollae chromosome 2, idEupCoro1.1, whole genome shotgun sequence DNA includes these proteins:
- the LOC129948435 gene encoding O-acyltransferase like protein-like, with protein sequence MPLKSLDHFCIEFIKHTWENDFLNEIESLTLNLSFECNQHIGAIVTAVKNREKWAIKFLDSWGKFPSGVLWGNLVELGSFDECLLTEHTIENQSPKEIIRGQYCLASLPFWELFHNIYPELSPGLQLKIGICIPRTCAAFEANEVLNEILSRVFNITSPSVIVTEGQCTKSMQTKFDIMDWIAISIFSFIGILIVCSSIYDVTAKRRGSVPNEALVAFSLYVNMNTLFRTSSKKSPNIISCLNGIRCMSIIWIIFGHSYMMSLLLPNANSKDIIDWARTPFSMFLQCGTISVDSFFFLSGLLLIWSGMREMEKTGGKLDILMMYLHRYIRLTPIVAAAILFYVSLFRHMGNGPLWNNFTSSYKLCHETWWATLLYVQNYAAPGRMCLGHTWYLAADMQLYIISPLLLIPIFKWKKKAIGGVIVLGILMVAYVFTIIMINNFSVFSPTGNLGEDTPEMRKTYYPTHARTSPWLIGIIVGYFLYNYKDTRIKMPKVAIIGGWIIALVLLATGIFALYPKVLPDAKPLSTIEGAFYLTLSRVAWPLALSWIVFACVNGYGGLANTFLSWPFWQPVARLSYCMYIIHLTVETINAGRTKVNLHFSDYDLMLRFWGDFGITILVSIVAYLMFESPMMGIEKILFKSNPTKKAKTISKEGLCEHQP encoded by the exons ATGCCACTTAAGAGTCTAGATCATTTTTG tattgaatttataaaacataCTTGGGAAAATGATTTCCTTAACGAAATCGAGTCCTTAACTCTGAATTTAAGTTTTGAGTGCAATCAACATATTGGTGCAATTGTAACGGCAGTTAAAAACCGTGAAAAATGGGCAATAAAGT TTCTCGATTCCTGGGGGAAGTTTCCATCGGGTGTATTGTGGGGAAATTTGGTTGAATTAGGAAGCTTCGATGAATGTTTACTAACAGAACATACAATTGAAAATCAGTCACCCAAGGAAATAATCCGAGGACAATATTGTTTGGCATCACTTCCGTTTTGGGAGTTATTTCACAACATTTACCCAGAACTCTCACCAGGACTACAATTAAAGATTGGAATTTGTATTCCCCGAACATGTGCAGCGTTTGAAGCAAATGAGGTTTTGAATGAAATCCTATCAAGAGTTTTCAATATTACAAGCCCGTCAGTTATAGTTACTGAAGGACAATGCACTAAGAGTATGCAAACGAAGTTTGATATAATGGACTGGATTGCAAT atcaatattttcatttataggAATTCTGATAGTGTGTAGTTCAATTTATGATGTCACTGCAAAAAGACGAGGAA GTGTTCCAAATGAGGCTCTGGTGGCATTCTCGCTTTATGTCAACATGAATACCTTGTTCCGGACTTCATCTAAAAAATCCCCCAATATAATCAGTTGTCTAAATGGTATTCGGTGCATGTCAATTATATGGATAATCTTCGGTCATAGTTACATGATGAGTTTGCTCTTACCAAATGCAAATAGCAAAGATATTATTGAT TGGGCTCGAACTCCTTTCTCCATGTTTCTGCAGTGTGGCACGATATCTGTGGACTCTTTCTTCTTTCTTAGTGGTCTGCTTCTCATTTGGTCGGGCATGAGGGAAATGGAGAA GACTGGAGGAAAGCTTGATATACTTATGATGTATCTTCATCGATATATTCGTCTAACTCCAATAGTGGCTGCTGCTATATTATTTTATGTCAGCCTATTCCGACATATGGGAAATGGACCTCTGTGGAACAATTTTACAAGTTCATACAAACTCTGCCATGAGACTTGGTGGGCAACTCTTTTGTATGTTCAAAACTATGCAGCACCTGGAAGAATG tgtTTGGGTCATACTTGGTACTTAGCAGCAGATATGCAATTGTACATTATATCTCCGTTGCTTTTGATTCCAATAtttaaatggaagaaaaaaGCTATTGGAGGTGTTATTGTCTTAGGAATTCTTATGGTAGCCTACGTTTTCACAATTATTatgattaataatttttctgtttttagtcCAACAGG AAATTTAGGTGAGGATACTCCCGAAATGAGGAAAACATACTATCCCACCCATGCCCGTACATCACCTTGGCTTATCGGAATTATTGTTGGATATTTTCTGTACAACTATAAAGACACTCGCATAAAAATGCCAAag GTTGCTATAATTGGAGGCTGGATAATAGCATTGGTTCTATTGGCAACTGGGATATTTGCCTTGTATCCCAAGGTTTTGCCTGATGCAAAACCTTTGTCCACAATAGAAGGAGCTTTTTACTTAACCTTAAGCAGGGTAGCGTGGCCTCTTGCCCTGTCGTGGATTGTATTCGCATGTGTTAACGGTTATGGTGGACTTGCTAATACTTTCTTGTCATGGCCATTTTGGCAGCCAGTAGCAAGACTTTCATACTGTATGTACATTATTCACTTGACGGTCGAGACCATAAATGCTGGACGAACGAAAGTAAACTTACATTTCTCAGATTATGATTTG atGTTACGTTTTTGGGGAGATTTCGGTATCACGATTTTAGTGTCTATTGTTGCTTACTTAATGTTCGAGTCACCAATGATGGGAAtcgaaaaaattttgttcaagtcaaatccaacaaaaaaagcaaagacTATTTCAAAGGAAGGATTGTGCGAACACCAACCGTAA
- the LOC129947408 gene encoding nose resistant to fluoxetine protein 6-like: MKKILNLLLITSSVLILQVQSIAVLSNLDLPNDILSKILIDHVQHEPIFVARAEFEDSKKCILGLKEIVNRYPSMDVFPFIDAWGTIPSGLLYGHLEDFGNYDECLDISTNLTQSIGPTNGKYCFASLPLLEEQTVTPDSVDGDGKIQQRFSIAEYAVIRIGICVPDVCTSEILTEIFQNATVNIINGALKRVTVENCVTAESPSFNITNYIGFVIFGIFGLLMLLSTLYDIFTDTFNKPANKILIAFSVVSNGRKLFKLNYAKSSNTISCLTGIRVLSMVWVIYCHCYTASAKMPYINKFDYFPWTKEASTMHVVLATVSVDSFFFISGLLLAWIGFFELDKSNGKLNLFLMYFHRYMRLTPALAAVILYVVSIDDYIGIGPISQEFRDIVGNCKNNWWSTLLYIQNYANPADVCVGQTWYLAVDTQLYVLSPLILIPLWKHGKKVIPIMFILAFLQVGYVIAIFYQYGFNNFLGVLGDDQLVLTYKPTHARYSVWLVGIGFGYFMHKNRSKSIRLSRPIQVLGWCACFAVIGAIMYGPYPTIHADQGATILQAALYEPFRRIGWGVMLAWVVFACHFGFGGLINSFLSHEMWQPIARLTYSMYLVHLNIQVVNYGLTKTNVYFSDYNFILTFWSTFGICLSVAVVLTLAFEAPVIAIEKLLFRPLNQEIDEKPKTKSKAELEITQKLP, translated from the exons atgaaaaaaatattaaacttattaTTAATAACTTCAAGTGTCCTTATACTTCAAGTACAATCGATTGCCGTTTTAAGCAACCTAGATTTGCCCAATGATATCCTTTCGAAAATATTAATTGATCATGTACAACATGAACCTATTTTCGTTGCAAGAGCAGAGTTTGAAGATTCTAAAAAGTGTATTTTAGGGCTTAAAGAAATTGTGAATCGCTATCCAAGTATGGACGTTTTTCCGT TTATTGATGCTTGGGGAACAATTCCCTCAGGATTGCTATATGGTCACTTGGAGGACTTTGGTAACTACGATGAGTGTCTCGATATATCTACAAACCTAACTCAATCTATTGGTCCTACAAATGGAAAGTATTGTTTTGCATCGCTTCCTCTATTAGAAGAACAAACTGTTACTCCGGATAGTGTCGATGGTGACGGAAAAATCCAACAAAGATTTTCTATCGCAGAATACGCAGTCATTAGAATAGGCATATGTGTTCCTGATGTTTGCACTTCCGAAATACTCACAGAAATATTCCAGAACGCAACTGTTAATATCATAAATGGGGCCTTAAAGAGGGTTACTGTGGAGAACTGTGTAACAGCTGAAAGCccaagttttaatattacaAATTATATTGGATT tgttatatttggaatttttggactGCTGATGCTGCTAAGTACATTGTATGATATTTTTACGGATACATTcaata AGCCAGCAAATAAGATACTCATAGCTTTCTCTGTAGTATCAAATGgtcgaaaattgtttaaactgaATTATGCCAAGTCAAGCAATACCATTTCTTGTCTAACAGGAATCCGTGTGCTATCGATGGTTTGGGTCATTTACTGCCATTGTTATACGGCTTCTGCAAAAATgccatacataaataaatttgattattttcca TGGACGAAGGAGGCATCGACAATGCACGTGGTATTGGCTACTGTTTCagtggattcttttttctttattagtgGTTTGCTATTAGCTTGGATTGGATTCTTTGAACTGGATAAAAG caatggaaaacttaatttatttttgatgtacTTCCATCGTTATATGCGCTTGACTCCTGCATTAGCCGCTGTAATTCTGTATGTTGTTTCTATAGACGACTATATTGGAATTGGTCCAATAAGTCAAGAGTTTAGAGATATTGTTGGCAACTGCAAAAATAATTGGTGGTCAACGTTACTTTACATTCAAAATTATGCTAATCCAGCTGACGTG TGTGTAGGGCAAACATGGTATCTAGCAGTTGATACTCAACTGTATGTCTTATCTCCTCTGATTTTGATTCCTCTTTGGAAACATGGGAAGAAGGTTATACCAATTATGTTTATTCTTGCATTTCTACAGGTCGGATATGTTATTGCAATATTTTACCAATAtggatttaataattttctggG agttttaggGGACGATCAATTAGTTCTAACTTATAAGCCAACTCATGCAAGATACTCTGTTTGGCTCGTGGGTATTGGATTTGGGTATTTTATGCACAAGAACAGAAGCAAGTCAATACGTCTTTCAAGG cCTATTCAAGTCCTTGGTTGGTGTGCTTGCTTTGCAGTTATTGGAGCCATAATGTATGGACCTTATCCTACAATCCATGCTGACCAAGGGGCTACTATTCTTCAAGCTGCATTATATGAGCCCTTTAGGCGGATTGGATGGGGAGTTATGCTAGCCTGGGTTGTTTTTGCGTGCCATTTTGGATTTGGGGGTTTGATAAATTCATTTCTTTCACACGAAATGTGGCAACCAATTGCTCGATTGACTTATTCTATGTATTTGGTGCATTTGAATATTCAAGTCGTTAACTATGGATTGACGAAAACGAACGTCTACTTTTCAGACTACAACTTT ATATTAACTTTTTGGAGTACTTTTGGTATTTGCTTGAGCGTGGCGGTAGTTTTAACATTAGCCTTTGAAGCACCAGTAATAGCGATTGAAAAGTTATTGTTTAGACCCTTAAACcaagaaattgatgaaaaaccAAAGACGAAATCCAAGGCTGAGCTAGAAATAACTCAAAAACTTCCTTAg